GCTAGAGGTATGCTATAATGGAAATCATGAGACAGTATCGTATTTTGGTGGTTGATGACGACCGGAGCATTTTAAAGCTGGTGAAAAACGTCCTAGAGCTCGATGCTTATGACGTGACGACGCTTGATCGGATAGAAGAGCTAGAGCTGACGGATTTTGTAGGATATGATTTGATTCTGCTAGATGTGATGATGGCGCCTGTTAATGGTTTTGAGCTGTGTTCCTACATTCGTCCTCATCTTTCGTGTCCAATTATCTTTCTGACGGCTAAGGAGTTAGAGGCGGACAAGGTGGAAGGGCTCTTTCGCGGAGCAGATGACTATATTGTCAAACCTTTTGGGACCAAAGAATTGCTGGCGCGTGTCAGAGCTCATCTTCGGCGGGAGGAAAGACGG
This window of the Streptococcus sp. D7B5 genome carries:
- a CDS encoding response regulator transcription factor, producing MEIMRQYRILVVDDDRSILKLVKNVLELDAYDVTTLDRIEELELTDFVGYDLILLDVMMAPVNGFELCSYIRPHLSCPIIFLTAKELEADKVEGLFRGADDYIVKPFGTKELLARVRAHLRREERREERYSEIASCQFYPELYEVACFGKVLKFSEREFKLLHLLASNPKQTFSAERLHTLLYPESSETQLRSISEYVYQIRQKCKQEGLQAIATVRGVGYRWQLEPEISKA